The proteins below are encoded in one region of Danio rerio strain Tuebingen ecotype United States chromosome 12, GRCz12tu, whole genome shotgun sequence:
- the ddit4 gene encoding DNA damage-inducible transcript 4 protein translates to MQDQLISSLSSEDSSPSTPTSDAPAKRLSWSKLMQKLHSSQSLDSDSDNHSSTDDSSDSGSICIPDVSQSEFFDPTEEALCKEVVQLIALNLTDAKDGVLHCSKLLIPEKLLEHIGQELVHLSVSEPCGLRGALIDLCVEQDGSCHAAAQIAVDPYLVPTFQLTLVLRLDSRGLWPKIQGLFTGRSPASPAVRRALRLSTGFRAIKRKLYSSEELLIEEC, encoded by the exons ATGCAAGATCAGTTGATTTCCAGCCTTTCATCTGAAGATTCCAGTCCGTCCACACCGACATCTGATGCTCCAGCGAAGCGCTTATCCTGGAGCAAACTCATGCAGAAACTGCACAGCAGCCAGAGCCTGGACTCTGACTCCGACAACCACAGCAGCACCGACGACTCCTCAGATTCAG GTTCAATATGCATCCCGGATGTCTCCCAATCTGAGTTTTTCGACCCCACTGAAGAGGCGTTGTGTAAAGAAGTGGTGCAACTCATTGCACTTAACCTGACGGATGCAAAAGACGGCGTGCTGCACTGCTCCAAGCTCCTGATTCCCGAAAAGCTGCTGGAGCACATCGGTCAGGAGCTGGTGCATCTGTCGGTCAGTGAGCCCTGCGGCCTGCGCGGCGCTCTCATCGACCTGTGTGTGGAGCAGGACGGCAGCTGCCACGCTGCAGCACAAATCGCCGTCGACCCTTACCTAGTGCCAACTTTCCAGCTAACACTAGTGCTGAGGCTGGACTCCCGGGGCCTGTGGCCTAAAATTCAAGGCCTGTTCACAGGCAGATCTCCAGCGTCGCCGGCGGTCAGACGCGCACTTAGACTGAGCACTGGATTCAGAGCTATTAAAAGAAAACTGTACAGCTCAGAAGAGCTCCTGATTGAAGAATGCTGA